A single genomic interval of Corylus avellana chromosome ca10, CavTom2PMs-1.0 harbors:
- the LOC132164401 gene encoding RING-H2 finger protein ATL57-like, translated as MKPHIRKLVTQSIPPLSSATPSAPSPPSGLPFALETPVPFHTRAVIVVVVVLAAVFVIGCFSNCLRQLSDYPAAETSRRRRQISRQRTASNLRKGVDPTTIRALPVYSYRGDAKCQIDCAICLSEFEESEAVKVIPFCRHVFHPVCIDTWLSSHVTCPVCRSTRFFGEVKGGGEGVKQERCDQGVSESGERSTVGNCDACNEVRVEGSFSFGVRRNSSCSRLGDGGVLQRTSSF; from the coding sequence ATGAAGCCCCACATTCGAAAACTAGTCACCCAATCAATCCCTCCTCTCTCCTCTGCCACCCCATCAGCTCCATCGCCGCCGTCCGGCCTACCATTCGCCTTGGAGACCCCCGTCCCCTTCCATACACGGGCGGTTATTGTTGTGGTCGTGGTCCTCGCCGCGGTTTTCGTAATCGGCTGCTTTTCCAACTGCTTGCGCCAACTCTCCGACTACCCCGCCGCCGAGACATCTCGTCGCCGGCGACAAATTAGCCGGCAAAGAACGGCGTCGAACCTGCGTAAAGGGGTGGACCCCACGACAATTCGGGCTCTGCCGGTGTACTCGTACCGTGGGGACGCCAAGTGCCAGATCGACTGCGCGATTTGTCTCAGCGAGTTCGAGGAGAGCGAGGCCGTGAAAGTCATTCCATTTTGCAGGCACGTGTTTCACCCCGTATGCATCGACACGTGGCTATCGTCGCACGTGACGTGCCCGGTCTGCCGGTCGACCCGCTTTTTCGGTGAGGTGAAGGGTGGTGGTGAGGGTGTGAAACAGGAGAGGTGTGATCAGGGTGTGAGCGAGTCGGGTGAAAGATCGACGGTGGGAAACTGTGACGCGTGTAATGAGGTGAGGGTGGAGGGATCGTTTAGTTTTGGGGTCAGGAGGAACAGTAGTTGTTCGAGGTTGGGAGATGGCGGTGTCTTGCAAAGAACATCGAGTTTCTAA